A section of the Gossypium arboreum isolate Shixiya-1 unplaced genomic scaffold, ASM2569848v2 Contig00162, whole genome shotgun sequence genome encodes:
- the LOC108487706 gene encoding uncharacterized protein LOC108487706, protein MLGSTTKSFSDIVMMGKMIENTVRSGKIESRESTRKLAPRKRDNEVNNTSTFNKGQSKSFTVNQPKTVTTNQQSSPLYPKWYDTNAQCEYHAGITGHSIENCTAFKKVVERLIKMGIVRFDDLTTPNVVRNPLPNHSDQGVNGISEGMSKKIKCEVAEVRTLLRRVWKEMVKRGLIVSDSREVSEEVRNYCEFHNKVGHEIQDYVEFKALVQNMMNNREIEFYEEAKNPVEGDICASEGESKAQIQTANYPMVIISRPKNNEAGVQMPPRVIIQRPAVFPYKDSKKVPWNYDCNVTISGKESLVDASKEGQDRGSYTRSRKRYDIANEETQPIKGKAPAVEEMKDKATKRVNKPVNKEEAKEFLKFLKHGEYSVVEQLHKQPACISLLALLLSSEVHCSALMKVLNETYVANDIFVNKLGHLVSNISVDNYLFFNDDEIPPGGMGSTKALHITTRCKGYTLLGVLIDNGSALNLESEGRLITIKAEEDIIATVSNNASYLEIDDEAIECLFRFLEFVNATFISEGSKILVPRLSKTTRMSLQLTIGKGALPGRGLGRHLQGRV, encoded by the exons atgttgggaagcACCACCAAGAGCTTCTCCGACATAGTGATGATGGGGAAAATGATAGAAAATACTGTGAGAAGCGGTAAGATAGAATCGAGGGAGAGTACGAGGAAGTTGGCCCCGAGAAAAAGAGATAATGAAGTGAACAACACGAGCACATTCAACAAAGGGCAATCCAAGTCATTCACCGTAAATCAACCCAAGACGGTGACCACCAATCAACAAAGCTCT CCCCtgtatcccaaatggtatgacacaaacgcccaatgtgaataccacgCGGGAATTACTGGGCACTCTATTGAAAACTGCACTGCGTTCAAGAAAGTAGTCGAAAGACTCATTAAGATGGGGATCGTGAGATTTGATGACTTAACCACACCCAACGTAGTAAGAAACCCACTCCCCAATCATTCTGACCAAGGAGTTAATGGGATAAGTGAAGGCATGAGCAAGAAGATTAAGTGTGAGGTTGCAGAAGTCAGGACCCTGTTGAGACGGGTGTGGAAGGAGATGGTTAAGAGAGGGTTGATCGTGTCGGATTCAAGGGAAGTATCTGAAGAAGTGAGAAACTACTGCGAGTTTCACAACAAggtggggcatgaaatccaagatTACGTGGAGTTCAAAGCCTTAGTACAGAACATGATGAACAATAGGGAAATTGAGTTTTATGAAGAAGCTAAAAACCCCGTAGAGGGAGATATATGTGCATCGGAGGGAGAATCAAAGGCGCAGATTCAAACAGCTAACTACCCCATGGTTATCATATcgagacccaaaaataatgaagctGGAGTACAAATGCCACCGAGGGTCATAATTCAAAGACCCGCAGTCTTCCCCTACAAAGACAGCAAAAAGGTCCCATGGAATTATGATTGTAACGTGACGATTTCGGGGAAGGAAAGCCTGGTGGATGCTTCCAAAGAGGGTCAAGATAGGGGCTCCTATACACGTAGCAGAAAACGTTACGATATAGCAAATGAGGAGACACAACCCATAAAAGGAAAAGCCCCAGCGGTCGAGGAGATGAAGGATAAAGCGACCAAACGGGTTAACAAGCCAGTTAACAAGGAGGAGGCcaaggagtttttaaaattcctaaaacaTGGCGAATACAGTGTGGTGGAACAGCTACATAAACAACCAGCCTGTATCTCATTGCTAGCCTTACTTCTAAGCTCAGAAGTTCATTGCAGCGCTCTGATGAAGGTCTTGAATGAAACATACGTTGCCAATGATATCTTCGTTAACAAGCTGGGCCATTTGGTTAGCAACATAAGTGTCgacaattatcttttcttcaaTGACGATGAGATACCACCCGGGGGCATGGGGTCGACTAAAGCTTTGCATATCACCACGCGCTGTAAAGGGTATACGCTGCTAGGTGTACTGATTGACAATGGATCGGCTTTGAAC CTGGAATCGGAGGGGAGGTTGATAACGATCAAGGCTGAAGAGGATATTATTGCAACTGTGAGCAATAACGCGTCCTATTTGGAGATAGATGACGAGGCAATTGAATGTTTATTTCGATTTTTGGAATTTGTTAATGCAACCTTCATCTCCGAGGGAAGCAAGATTTTGGTGCCAAGATTGTCTAAAACCACGAGGATGAGCCTACAGTTGACGATTGGAAAAGGGGCCCTACCCGGAAGAGGACTTGGAAGACATCTACAAGGAAGGGTTTAA